The Apodemus sylvaticus chromosome 5, mApoSyl1.1, whole genome shotgun sequence genome has a segment encoding these proteins:
- the Dnajc10 gene encoding dnaJ homolog subfamily C member 10: MGVWLNKDDFIRDLKRLSLCLLILYVVVVVGTDQNFYSLLGVSKTASSREIRQAFKKLALKLHPDKNPNNPNAHGDFLKINRAYEVLKDEDLRKKYDKYGEKGLEDNQGGQYESWSYYRYDFGIYDDDPEIITLERREFDAAVNSGELWFVNFYSPGCSHCHDLAPTWREFAKEVDGLLRIGAVNCGDDRMLCRMKGVNSYPSLFIFRSGMAAVKYNGDRSKDSLVSFAMQHVRSTVTELSTGNFVNAIETAFAAGVGWLITFCSKGEDCLSSQTRLRLSGMLDGLVNVGWVDCDTQESLCRSLDATASTTAYFPPGAALNDKGKSNVLFLNSLDAKEIYMEIIHNLPDFELLSANQLEDRLAHHRWLVFFHFGKNENANDPELKKLKTLLKNEHIQVGRFDCSSAPGICSDLYVFQPCLVVFKGQGTKEYEIHHGKKILYDILAFAKESVNSHVTTLGPQNFPASDKEPWLVDFFAPWCPPCRALLPELRKASTLLYGQLKVGTLDCTIHEGLCNMYNIQAYPTTVVFNQSSIHEYEGHHSAEQILEFIEDLRNPSVVSLTPTTFNELVKQRKHDEVWMVDFYSPWCHPCQVLMPEWKRMARTLTGLINVGSVDCQQYHSFCTQENVQRYPEIRFYPQKSNKAYQYHSYNGWNRDAYSLRSWGLGFLPQASIDLTPQTFNEKVLQGKTHWVVDFYAPWCGPCQNFAPEFELLARMVKGKVKAGKVDCQAYPQTCQKAGIRAYPSVKLYRYERAKKSIWEEQINSRDAKTIAALIYGKLETPQNQVKRNKDEL, translated from the exons ATGGGAGTCTGGTTAAACAAAGATGACTTTATCAGAGACTTGAAGAGGCTAAGTCTCTGTCTTCTTATACTGTATGTGGTCGTTGTGGTAGGCACGGATCAGAATTTTTACAGTTTGCTTGGAGTATCTAAAACTGCCAGCAGTAGGGAAATAAGACAAGCCTTTAAGAAATTAGCACTGAAGTTGCATCCTGATAAAAACCCG aaTAACCCAAATGCACATggtgattttctaaaaataaatagagCATATGAAGTACTCAAAGATGAAGATCTACGGAAAAAGTATGACAAATATGGAGAAAAGGGACTAGAAGATAATCAGGGCGGCCAGTATGAGAGCTGGAGCTACTACCGATACGATTTCG GTATTTATGATGATGATCCTGAAATCATAACATTAGAAAGAAGAGAATTTG ATGCTGCTGTCAACTCTGGAGAACTGTGGTTTGTAAATTTTTACTCCCCGGGATGTTCGCATTGCCATGACTTAGCCCCCACT TGGAGAGAATTTGCTAAAGAAGTGGATGGATTGCTTCGCATTGGCGCTGTCAACTGTGGCGATGACCGGATGCTTTGCCGAATGAAAGGAGTCAACAGTTACCCCAGTCTCTTCATCTTTAGGTCTGGAATG GCTGCGGTGAAATACAATGGAGATAGGTCAAAGGACAGCCTAGTGAGCTTCGCCATGCAGCACGTCAGGAGCACAGTGACAGAGCTGTCTACAG gaaaTTTTGTTAATGCCATAGAAACTGCTTTTGCTGCTGGTGTTGGCTGGCTGATCACATTCTGTTCTAAAGGAGAAG ATTGTTTGTCGTCACAGACCCGACTCAGGCTTAGTGGCATGTTG gatggccttgttaacGTGGGCTGGGTGGACTGTGACACGCAGGAAAGCCTCTGCAGGAGCTTGGACGCCACAGCCAGCACCACTGCTTATTTTCCTCCTGGAGCTGCACTGAATGACAAAGGAAAGTCCAATGTCTTG TTTCTTAATTCATTGGATGCTAAGGAAATATACATGGAAATCATACATAATCTTCCAGACTTTGAGCTGCTTTCAGCAAATCAACTAGAG GATCGTTTGGCACATCATCGCTGGcttgtattttttcattttggaaaaaaTGAAAACGCAAATGATCCTGAATTGAAAAAACTGAAGACTCTACTTAAAAATGAACATATTcaa GTTGGAAGGTTTGATTGCTCATCTGCACCGGGCATCTGTTCTGATCTTTATGTTTTCCAGCCCTGTCTAGTAGTGTTTAAAGGACAAGGAACCAAAGAATATGAAATTCATCATG GAAAGAAGATTCTATACGATATACTTGCTTTTGCCAAAGAAAGTGTTAATTCGCATGTTACCACACTCGGACCTCAGAACTTCCCTGCAAGTGACAAAGAGCCGTGGCTTGTTGACTTCTTTGCCCCT tgGTGTCCGCCATGCCGTGCACTTCTGCCAGAGTTACGGAAAGCATCTACTCTACTCTATGGTCAACTCAAAGTTGGTACCTTAGACTGCACAATTCATGAAGGACTCTGCAACATG TATAACATCCAAGCTTATCCAACAACAGTGGTGTTCAATCAGTCCAGTATTCATGAGTATGAAGGACATCACTCTGCGGAACAGATCTTGGAGTTCATAGAG gatctCCGAAACCCTTCAGTGGTCTCTCTTACACCCACCACTTTCAATGAACTGGTTAAACAGAGAAAGCATGACGAAGTCTGGATGGTTGATTTCTATTCTCCGTGGTGTCATCCCTGTCAGGTCTTAATGCCAGAATGGAAACGCATGGCCCGG ACATTAACTGGACTGATCAATGTAGGCAGTGTGGATTGCCAACAGTATCATTCTTTTTGTACTCAAGAAAATGTTCAAAGATACCCCGAGATAAGATTTTATCCCCAAAAGTCAAATAAAGCTTATCAGTATCA TAGTTACAATGGCTGGAATAGGGATGCTTATTCCCTGAGAAGCTGGGGTCTCGG ATTTTTACCCCAAGCATCCATAGATTTAACACCTCAGACTTTCAATGAAAAAGTTCTACAAGGAAAAACTCACTGGGTGGTTGATTTCTATGCTCCTTGGTGTGGACCTTGCCAGAATTTTGCTCCCGAGTTTGAACTCTTGGCTAGG atggtTAAAGGAAAAGTGAAAGCCGGGAAAGTGGACTGTCAGGCTTACCCCCAGACGTGCCAGAAAGCCGGCATCAGAGCCTACCCCAGCGTCAAGCTGTACCGCTACGAGAGAGCAAAG aaaagtatTTGGGAAGAGCAAATAAATTCCAGAGATGCAAAAACTATTGCTGCCTTAATTTATGGAAAGTTGGAAACGCCCCAAAACCAAGTGAAAAGAAATAAG